A single window of Ictalurus furcatus strain D&B chromosome 3, Billie_1.0, whole genome shotgun sequence DNA harbors:
- the polh gene encoding DNA polymerase eta, with amino-acid sequence MEVGKERVVALVDMDCFYVQVEQRFNPELRNKPCVVAQYKTWKGGGIIAVSYEARAHGVTRNMWADDAKKLCPDLQVARVRESHGKADLTCYREASVEVIEVMSRFAVVERASIDEAYMDLTSSVQKRLKDLEESRIDPQLLKNTYVQGFPIPYSVEDVPVDKDEQRSKGVQQWLDTLPTCSQPGWLGHSEVCLAVGAMIVEEMRAAVEQHTGFRCSAGISHNKVLAKLACGLNKPNRQTVLPLGSVPELFMTLPVSKIRNLGGKLGVSVTETLGVENMGELTRFTRAQLEEHFGEKTGPWLYDLCRGIEFEPVKPRQLPKSIGCSKNFQGKSALATKTQVQHWLHQLALELEERLNKDKEMNGRVAKLLTVGVRQAGDKRPNSFSRCFALARYEASKISSDSFAIMKSLNVAGSHQEAWSPPLTCLHLSASKFSENSSGEITSFLSTDVAPTQSCLKTTEPALKPETPPKKPGSIQALFQKAADKKKKEADESFIEKELVSLPSSETLPKNTANVVSQKSPVVSSRSLSSFFQRKTLETTSDGFPKEKESTKDKSPTEWSPQGSSCTSSRVDEQNRAEFLTQSVTFKDSKEDFHTCMRCGQEVLMWEMPEHTDYHYALDLQNSLSSSSFSAPVMTETASSSRGKSRHKTRAGPQAKRARPMDNSSTLDSFFKKA; translated from the exons ATGGAGGTGGGGAAGGAGAGAGTGGTGGCCCTGGTGGATATGGACTGCTTTTACGTGCAGGTGGAGCAGAGGTTTAACCCCGAGCTGAGGAATAAACCCTGTGTCGTGGCTCAGTACAAAACCTGGAAAGGAGGAGG TATCATAGCAGTCAGCTATGAGGCGCGAGCCCACGGTGTGACAAGAAACATGTGGGCGGATGATGCCAAGAAACTGTGTCCAGATCTTCAAGTTGCGAGAGTCCGCGAGTCACATGGGAAAGCTGATCTAACCTG TTACAGGGAGGCCAGTGTGGAAGTGATTGAGGTCATGTCCCGATTTGCAGTCGTTGAGAGAGCCAGCATCGACGAAGCCTACATGGACCTCACCAGCAGCGTCCAAAAAAGACTGAAGGATCTAGAAGAATCACGGATTGACCCTCAACTTCTGAAGAACACTTACGTCCAAGGCTTTCCCATTCCCTACTCGGTGGAGGATGTGCCGGTGGATAAAG ATGAGCAGCGGTCAAAGGGTGTGCAGCAGTGGCTAGACACACTGCCCACCTGCTCTCAGCCAGGCTGGTTGGGCCACTCGGAGGTGTGTTTGGCCGTTGGAGCAATGATTGTGGAGGAAATGAGGGCCGCCGTGGAGCAGCACACCGGATTCCGCTGCTCTGCAGGAATTTCTCATAATAAg GTATTGGCCAAGCTGGCGTGCGGTCTCAACAAACCAAATCGGCAGACTGTGCTTCCTCTTGGATCGGTGCCTGAACTCTTCATGACGTTGCCCGTCAGTAAAAT TCGCAATCTAGGAGGGAAACTGGGCGTCTCCGTCACAGAGACTCTGGGGGTGGAGAATATGGGTGAGCTCACTCGGTTCACACGGGCGCAGCTGGAGGAACACTTTGGAGAAAAGACTGG GCCGTGGCTGTACGACTTGTGCAGAGGCATCGAGTTCGAGCCAGTAAAACCCAGGCAGCTTCCTAAATCCATTGGCTGTAGCAAGAATTTTCAGGGAAAGTCGGCTCTCGCTACGAAAACTCAg GTTCAGCACTGGTTGCACCAGCTGGCCCTTGAGCTGGAGGAGAGACTGAATAAAGATAAAGAGATG AATGGCCGAGTTGCCAAGCTGCTGACTGTGGGGGTCCGCCAGGCTGGAGATAAAAGGCCCAACAGTTTCTCTCGCTGCTTTGCTCTAGCGCGCTATGAGGCCTCAAAGATTTCCTCCGACAGCTTTGCAATCATGAAGAGCCTTAACGTTGCCGGCAGCCATCAGGAAGCCTG GTCTCCTCCCCTCACCTGTCTCCATTTATCTGCCAGTAAGTTCAGTGAGAACTCATCTGGAGAAATCACTAGTTTCCTCAGCACTGATGTGGCACCAACACAGTCGTGTCTAAAAACAACCGAGCCAGCACTGAAACCAGAAACACCACCCAAGAAACCAGGCAGTATCCAGGCCCTTTTCCAGAAAGCTGCTgataagaaaaagaaggaagcaGATGAAAGTTTCATAGAAAAGGAACTGGTCTCCTTGCCTTCCTCTGAGACCCTTCCCAAGAATACAGCCAACGTGGTTTCTCAGAAATCACCAGTGGTTTCAAGTAGGTcactttcctctttttttcagaGAAAGACATTGGAGACAACTTCTGACGGGTTCcctaaagagaaagaaagcaccAAGGACAAATCTCCGACTGAATGGTCTCCACAGGGTTCTTCATGCACTTCATCTCGTGTCGATGAGCAGAATCGGGCAGAATTCCTCACTCAAAGTGTCACCTTTAAAGATAGCAAAGAGGATTTTCACACGTGCATGCGCTGTGGACAGGAAGTGTTAATGTGGGAGATGCCGGAACACACCGACTACCACTATGCACTTGATCTACAGAactccctctcctcctcatcATTTTCTGCCCCAGTCATGACTGAAACAGCGTCGTCATCGCGTGGAAAGAGCAGACACAAAACTCGGGCTGGACCTCAGGCAAAGAGAGCAAGGCCCATGGACAACTCCAGCACTCTGGATTCTTTCTTCAAGAAAGCttag
- the tmem14a gene encoding transmembrane protein 14A, translating to MAVDWLGFVYAATILFGGFMGYKRKGSLVSLIAGLFFGGISAYGAFRITMDPQDKWTSLTASGALAVVMGIRFKNSGKLMPAGIMAGLSLMMVVRLLIL from the exons ATGGCAGTTGACTGGCTCGGGTTTGTCTATGCAGCTACTATTTTATTCGGAGGCTTTATGGGATATAAGAGAAAAG GAAGCTTGGTGTCACTCATTGCGGGATTATTTTTCGGTGGCATATCTGCATATGGGGCCTTTAGAATAACTATGGATCCACAGGACAAATGGACCTCACTTA cTGCTTCTGGTGCTCTGGCAGTTGTGATGGGAATAAGATTCAAGAACTCTGGAAAATTAATGCCTGCAGGTATTATGGCTGGATTAAG CCTCATGATGGTCGTGCGACTGCTGATCCTCTGA
- the gsta.1 gene encoding glutathione S-transferase, alpha tandem duplicate 1, translating into MSGKVVLYYFNGRGKMESIRWLLAVAGVEFEEVHLTTKEQFKKLVDDRALMFHQVPLVEMDGMKLVQTKAILNYIAGKYNLYGKDIKERLMIDMYSEGARDIMDMIMILPFTPADQKQSQLDKIQDKAKERTLPAYEKALAHSQYLVGTQLSCADVHLLEVTLMLEEVLPAILSTFPKIQEFQKRMKAIPAISKFLQPGSQRKSPPDEVYVKTVMNVLSHLFK; encoded by the exons ATGTCAGGAAAGGTGGTACTCTATTACTTCAACGGGAGAGGGAAAATGGAGTCAATACGGTGGCTTTTGGCTGTAGCTGGAGTTGAG TTCGAGGAGGTTCATCTGACCACCAAGGAGCAATTCAAAAAATTGGTGGATG ACAGAGCGCTCATGTTTCATCAGGTTCCCTTGGTTGAAATGGACGGAATGAAGCTTGTTCAGACGAAGGCCATTTTGAACTACATCGCTGGAAAATACAATCTGTATGGAAAGGATATTAAAGAGCGTCTTAT gatTGATATGTACTCTGAGGGTGCTAGGGACATCATGGACATGATCATGATTCTGCCCTTTACACCTGCTGACCAAAAACAGAGTCAGCTGGATAAAATACAGGACAAAGCCAAGGAACGCACTCTTCCTGCTTATGAAAAG gctCTTGCTCATTCCCAGTACCTTGTGGGAACCCAGTTAAGTTGTGCAGATGTGCATCTCCTTGAGGTCACTCTCATGCTGGAGGAGGTGCTCCCAGCAATACTTTCCACTTTCCCCAAAATCCAG GAATTTCAAAAGAGGATGAAAGCAATTCCAGCCATCAGTAAGTTCCTGCAGCCCGGCAGTCAGAGGAAATCTCCGCCTGATGAAGTTTatgtaaaaactgtcatgaaCGTATTAAGCCATCTTTTCAAGTAG
- the gtpbp2a gene encoding GTP-binding protein 2, whose product METRLSELFGTGSAFKPPGSGSASNNPAAVAPKKALAKNGKKAKSRSARYPKSSNNPPYLPPEAEEGNIEYKLKLVNPTQYRFEHLATQMKWRLQEGRGEAVYQIGVEDNGLLVGLSEADMRASLRTLRMMAEKVGADITVLREREVDYDSEEPRKIAEVLVRKVPDDQQFLDLRVAVLGNVDSGKSTLLGVLTQGELDNGRGRARLNLFRHLHEIQTGRTSSISFEILGFNSKGEVVNYSESRTAEEICESASKMITFIDLAGHHKYLKTTIFGLTSYCPDFAMLVVSANTGIVGTTREHLGLAMALKVPIFIVVSKVDLCTKGTVERTVRQLERVLKQPGCNKIPLVVNNEDDAVTAAQQFAQSPSVTPVFTLSSVSGENLELLKVFFNILPPLSNSKEQEELMQQLTEFQVDEIYTVPDVGTVVGGTLYSGICREGEQLAVGPMDDGQFCDLTVCSIQRNRSACRVLRAGQAATLALGEFDRSLLRKGMVMVSPEMNPTICWMFEAEIVLLFHAKTFHKGFQVTVHVGNVRQTATVEALQGKEELRTGEKAVARFKFIKHPEYLKVGAKLLFRHGVTKGIGQVTKLQPLSQYQHQA is encoded by the exons ATGGAGACGCGGCTCTCGGAGCTTTTCGGGACAGGTTCCGCTTTTAAACCTCCAGGAAGCGGGTCGGCTTCAAATAATCCCGCCGCAGTGGCTCCGAAAAAGGCGCTtgcaaaaaatggcaaaaaggCAAAGAGCCGCTCTGCCAGATATCCCAAATCGAGCAATAACCCGCCATATCTACCTCCGGAG gCTGAAGAGGGAAATATAGAGTACAAG CTGAAGCTGGTGAACCCCACGCAGTATCGCTTTGAGCACCTGGCCACACAGATGAAATGGAGGCTGCAGGAAGGCAGGGGAGAGGCCGTGTATCAAATCGGCGTGGAAGACAACGGCTTGCTGGTCGGATTATCCGAGGCAGATATGAGAGCCTCGCTCCGGACCCTCCGCATGATGGCTGAGAA GGTGGGTGCTGACATTACAGTtctcagagagagggaggtggaTTATGACTCGGAGGAGCCGCGAAAAATTGCAGAAGTCCTCGTCAGGAAAGTGCCAGATGACCAGCAG TTCCTGGACCTACGGGTAGCTGTGCTGGGTAACGTGGACTCGGGGAAGTCCACTCTCCTTGGCGTGCTTACTCAAGGGGAGCTGGACAACGGTAGGGGCAGAGCACGACTAAACCTCTTTAGGCATCTCCATGAGATTCAGACAGGAAGGACCTCCAGTATCAGCTTTGAGATCCTGGGCTTTAATAGCAAAGGAGAG GTGGTCAATTACAGCGAGTCACGGACGGCAGAGGAAATTTGCGAGAGCGCCTCAAAAATGATAACCTTCATAGACTTGGCTGGTCATCATAAATATCTGAAGACTACTATCTTTGGCCTCACCAGCTATTGCCCTGACTTTGCCATGCTGGTGGTCAGCGCAAACACTGGCATCG TGGGCACCACGCGGGAGCACCTCGGCCTGGCGATGGCTCTGAAGGTGCCGATCTTCATCGTAGTCAGTAAGGTGGATCTGTGCACAAAAGGCACGGTGGAGAGAACTGTACGGCAGCTGGAGCGTGTCCTCAAGCAGCCCGGCTGCAACAAAATTCCACTGGTGGTGAACAACGAAGACGACGCCGTCACTGCGGCCCAGCAGTTTGCACAGTCTCccag CGTCACGCCGGTCTTCACGTTGTCCAGCGTATCGGGGGAGAACCTAGAGCTGCTCAAGGTGTTCTTTAACATCCTGCCTCCCCTCAGCAACAGCAAAGAGCAGGAGGAGCTCATGCAGCAACTCACCGAGTTCCAG GTTGATGAGATTTATACAGTGCCTGATGTTGGGACTGTAGTAGGTGGAACTCTCTACAG CGGGATCTGCCGAGAGGGGGAGCAGTTAGCGGTAGGGCCGATGGATGACGGCCAGTTCTGCGATCTCACCGTGTGCAGCATCCAGAGAAACCGATCAGCGTGCAGAGTGCTTCGGGCAGGACAGGCAGCTACACTGGCACTGGGCGAGTTCGACCGCTCGTTGTTACGAAAG GGAATGGTGATGGTGAGTCCGGAGATGAATCCCACTATCTGCTGGATGTTTGAAGCTGAGATTGTATTGCTCTTTCATGCTAAGACTTTCCACAAGGGCTTCCAAGTGACAGTGCACGTGGGCAACGTGAGACAGACGGCCACAGTGGAGGCTCTGCAAGGGAAG GAGGAGCTGCGCACAGGTGAGAAAGCAGTGGCACGCTTCAAGTTCATCAAGCATCCAGAGTACCTCAAAGTGGGAGCCAAGCTACTTTTTAGACACGGAGTTACCAAAGGCATTGGACAAGTCACCAAACTACAGCCCTTGTCCCAGTACCAGCACCAAGCATAG